From Quercus robur chromosome 8, dhQueRobu3.1, whole genome shotgun sequence:
TCACTGCAGCGCGGTGGATACCGTTGCTTCTGGCTGTAGGACAGCAACTACAATGGTGGGTTGCGATGGTGGTAGAGTTTCAGATACTAATATTCATAATCTTCAGCATCAAATGAGCGAGAACCCGAATAATAACAGTAGTAGTAGTTCGAGTTTTCTACCACCATCGATGGACTCAGACTCCATTGCTGACACAATCAAGTCCTTTTTCCCAATGGGTGCATCTGCTGAGACCACACAGTTTCAGAATTACCACCCACCACCAGATTTGCTGTCAAGAACCAGTAGCCAGAGCCAAGATCTGCGGCTCTCACTTCAATCTTTTCACGACCCAATTCTTCTGCACCAGCACCAAGCCCAGACCCATCATCAAAATGAGCATGAGCATGAGCATATGCTCTTCTCTGGAGCCACACCGTTGGGTTTTGATGGGTCATCTGCTGGGTGGTCtgagcaccaccaccacccagcAGAGATTAACCGCTTCCAGAGAATGCTAGCTTGGAATGCTGGTACAGGTGCAGAAACTGGTAGTGCCAGTAGTAGTGGTGTTGGTGGTGAATTTATCTTCAATTCGCCACCTACAACTTCCACTCAGCAACTACTGCAGCCGTTTTTCGGCCAAAACCAGTTTTTTCAACAGAGGGGACCCCTTCAGTCCAGTAACACACCTTCAGTTCGCGCTTGGATAGACCCGACCATTGCCACTGCCACTCATCCCCATCTTATTCCACCAACATTCCATCAGTCTTCCATTTCAGGAATCGGTTTCGCCCCTGGCGGATTCTCCGGGTTTCGAGTTCCAGCACGTTTCCAGGGTGAAGAGGAACACGACGGCATCTCCCATAAGCTGTCCTCTGCTTCCTCCAATTCTCGCCAttgattgaaaaataataataataatccggAATTCCCTCTCTGTACAAGGTGCTACTTCAAAACCCAGTTCTCGAATTCTTCTTAATATGCTTCCTCATTTGGttattaacattttcttttttaatgttaaaatgcTAATGCAGGAGTCTTCTATCTTCCAGAAGGAGGCTAAGAAAGTAAGCTTTTATGCCGATCAAGAATTAGTAGGGAGGAGAATGTTTGGTCAATTCAATCGATGGTGCTTGTACCGTGGGGAGAAGAAATCTGAGTGCAGTTCAGGTTATTCAATCCGTGGTTTGTTTAGCTTCTATCAGCTGATTATGTTTTTAGCTTTGTTGTTATGTTTGCGTGGGCTCTTAAAGCTCAAACGCTGTTTAAGCTTTGTTGAATTGGATTGCTAAGTGTTTCTGTTGTCAGACTTTTTTGTTATGTCATGCTGTTTGCCTTCAGCTTCCATTTTTGGAGTTTCAACTGGTGAAATTGCAACTAGTTTTTTCCAAGAACTGTTTgctttcatttctattttgaaCACTTAGTCATAAAACACCAGGCACTTTTTTTTCGTCTACTTTTAGTAATGGTTAATTTCTCAGGTTGATGTGGGGAAGTTTCTTTGTGACTTGTGATTGTTTTGTTCCTTTACTGCATTCCAATGGAACAGTCCAATCGGCCTCAAGGATTTCCTTAAACTTGCAAAAGAATTGAAAGAATATCTTATAATTTTCATCAATTTGGTTGCTTGGGTTTTCGGAGCACTGAACTTGATAGTTCTGGTGGTAAGTTTAAGCACATTCGGTGCGTACTGAACTCACCATCCACTTTGTTCTTACAAGGaaagaaaatgtcattttagtTACAGCTCATTGATGGTTGAAAAGAAGTAGAATAATAATTTATTCCACAATAATTTCTCCCCCCAAgttgagaaggaaaaaatgtgaaatttcGTTAAGCAGGTTCTTTCTTGTCCATCTCTAGGAACTTTAGCATATACTATAAACTAACTTGAAAAATGTTTATTATGAATGCGAATTTGCTATATAAGTCTTGAGAACCTATTTACTGAATTAATGCAAGTTGGATGAGtctttttagtttatattttgaaGGACAAGTTGGATGAGTCTTAATCAGGCCTCAACTTAAATTCATGAACCACCCTGAAACCCCTGTGTGCCCGCATTATTACAAATCTTGTTTCTCTTATTGAGCCTATGTGTTAGAGATTTAAAGCTAGCCTGTAttcaaaaaaagttatttttaggTTGTGCAATAAAGAGGGCATAGATCTGAATtacaagttgtcaaaatttCACTTTGGCATTAAAGATCAGGTTGGGTTGGTATCTATGATGTTCCATGATGATTATGACGAGTATGGTTGATAAATATAAGTAACAGGCTGCGTGCCGACCTTGTGGTGCTAAGTGGAGCACATCTGAAGTAGGAACCATAAAAGGGGAATGGATTGTACTCAACCTGCTTAATTATGGAAGAATGCAAAGATGGATACCACCAAAATGTGGTAGTTGGCCATCTGTCTATGGTCCCCTACGCTGTAAAATCTCAGTGCCTAATTGAATTCATCAGTCTTAACCAGGAGCTTTCTTCTACTCTTTAGGGGAGGAGGGGGGAAAAACAGTTGCCTTATGTTGAGATTGTGACATTTGCTTTATGATTGTTGTTACTTATGGTTTGTTAATAGTTAATACGCACGGCAGAGGAATGTGGGTGAAGCATATGTACATAAATGGAGAAGATTTTAATAAACCTTTAGAATTAAGAAAGCCTGAAAGTTTAGGTGGCCAACCGTATTGCTAGTCTTTTAAATGAGAGTAATAAAATCATGAGTACTTGGTGGGGAAATTGGTACGCATGAGCAGAAGAATATGTAGATTAATGGGGGAAGAATGGTAGAGAAGAGGAAAAGGAGACGATGTAGTATTCTTGATGCATATCAAATACCTTAATTAAGGAGGCAAATGAAGAATGTATATAGTTTATATATAATGGACGCATGAGTTGGATTATGCTTTGTTGAATATTCTTTATGTAGTGtagatataatataaatattagagCTTATTTGCCTCTGCATCATAATCTGATATTCCATTGCTTTCTCTCACGCTATGAATGATTGGATTCCGTACTATTTGGACCCTTCTTTCTTAAAGcttcatattttaaaaagcCATATGCTCTAAGAATCCAAATAATTGAGTTCAGAATTTTCCATCATAGGCCACACGACAATCAGAATAAGTTTATATGTTAGGGAAATGAATTTTAAAGACAAAGCCAAGTTAAACAcgcattttaatatatatgtacAATGTGTATAATTATATTACTGACAATCCAACAATAATATAATGTCAGTTATCTTATTTACACACAAGGACAGATTCATACCAAATCCAAATGGGCAAATTAATAAACCAAGATATAAAACAACCACAATAAATTCATGACAGAAATTGGTAAAGCTAAAATCTTTGAGCTGGGTATGTCTTCAATTTTAAGCCAACATAAAGATGATTCTTAGGCAGCTTATTTTTCAGCAGCTGGGTAGACCAAGTTTTTCACTTTTGTGGTTCCCTTCCCATTTGATAAAGCAGGTTTGAATGAAACTGTTAATTTCTTCTCTGGCTGATTTCCCATTTTATATAATTTGCTCTGCTTGGTTTGCACTTTCTTCGATTCAGGAGAATGTACATGAACCCGGATCTCCCAAGGGCGAGCAGCTATCCAGCGCTCCATCCAGCTCCAACCCCAGTTTTCCTTTCCAAGATTGTATGAAGCCTGGCCTAGATATTGGCTAGAGTTGGCCCTCCACTGCTAGTCAAATTTATGCATTAATTTTCTATAACTCTTAACCATTAGTATTAAAACTGAGGATGTAAGTGTTCTCAGGGCAGACCTGATGAGAGAAGGCATATGCCATGGTTCGCTCACGCTTAATAGCGGCTTCTTCTCGCTGTTGTAACCTGGAAAGGATTTCCTCCATGGTTTCAGAGCCACCACACCATTCCACCTATTGAGCAAATTAACAATTGTTAAGCAATGGCCATCCATCCTGGATGTTCAGATAAGGTTAGCTTTTAGCTGTTTTAAGGAGCTTAGATGCTTTTGAAAGCTGCGTAAGAGAAAATATGAAACGATatgcataataaaataaataacgaAAAGCTAGATAGCTAATATGCTTTAGTTGCATGGGAAACGGGAAATATTTCTAAAAAGCTAACCACACAAACTGTGTTACTCTTTGCCACTAATACAAGTTCCTTCTCCCCCCCACCcaacaacaccccccccccccccccccccccaaaaaaaaaaaaaaaaaaaacccacaaaccaatgTTGTTATGATCTTTAGTATTCCACATGGATTAAGCATAAGCTTAATCATATGTTTATAAGCTCTTAGACACTCTCCCCTTGCAAGCCGGTTTTCAAGGATGAGTTTTACTGAGTTTGTAACATTTGTAATTATAACAAATGTGCTTTAACAGAGAAGGTAAGTTCTACCCATATGCTTGCTTATTCAACTTTTCGGGACCAAACTATGGTGATGAATTTTGGGCATGCCATGTGTTTTAATAATTCACAAtctaattttctgtttttatgttttgcGAGTTCATTTCCAGTATATGTATATCCGCTTGGATGTGCTTCAAAACAGCCAAGCGGCCTTTGGTCTAATTAAATTAAAGCTATCTTATTGATCACAACCCGAGAATGGACGCTAAAGGAACGCATACGCATAGCACGAAGGCAACTAGGAAAACCGTGCTAGAAACTACAAAGCAATGGCCACCCTACTTCCCTCCATAAAACCTAATTCAAAGTGCGATAATAGGCAACACAAAGTTTTATTACCAAGTCTAATAGACTTCAAATTGTAAAAGTGACTGCTAAATATTACTGAAAACCATTAGTTTCTCTTCAAACATTTTCAAGACTTGATGTTTGATTGTTAGCGAGCTAAACATTATGTAGAATGCTCATAGCTAGTCATGGTCACGACTACGAGATCCAATATCCAACACAACTAGCTTTGCTATATAGATGAAATAAGAATATAAGATGCACAAtcgaggaaaataaaaaaaatgtctccCAACTGATTCAAGGGACAATATATAGGACCAGAAATCTCTGTCTTAAAGGATAATACAAGGTAGCACCTTGTTCTCAATCATGTAACTAGTTGGTGTAATTAGGTTCAGCGGGGAACTCACTAGTGGCATATGCTTCGCCTTTAAAGCATATTCACTCAACCCCTTCCCCTAGTCCCAGTAATCAATACTATGTATAGTTGTTCTAATGAAATGTCTGGATTAGCGAaccaaatacataaataaacaaatatttagaatttaaacCACATGATATGATGATTTGCTGATAAATTGAATAAATGCAAATACCATCAGAACAGGTATAATTACAAGAGCAAGAAAAGTATGAGATGAccttatccaaaaaaagtaTTAACAGAAGAAAATTTACTGATTTCAAATGCCATAGAAAgaggatttttttaatttttgtttttaaattggTTTCTGACTCCTAATAAATCATGTTACTAAGAAATTAACTATAATTACATTGGCCTCCCACCAAACGAGAGGCTGCACAAGACTGGCAGCAAAGTACTAATAATTATTATAGGCAATAAAACAAAGCAGTAATGACAATTAGGAGATAGTCACAGACTCACAGTACCTCGAGCTCATGGAGCTTAGCTTCAAGCTTTAACTGATTTTCCAATTTCTTTTGCCTAATTCGACCTTCTGTGACCATATGGAGTCGGCGAGCTCTGATTTGGTCTTGTATTCTACTCCATGAATGTATATAATTCAATGCAGTTGATGCTTGCTCTCTGACATTTTGATCTTGAATGAAGCCCTGAAATCTCACTGTCCCCATTGGATGGCATAATGTTTCATTTTTTGATGGTTGATGGCATAACATTTTTCTTGCCTGTAACATTTTTCTTGCCTGTATAAGTAGAAAGAGAGACTTTGATGATGGAGATTCAAGTTCACCATAAGTGCTAATGGGATGAGCTTTAGCCCACATATGAAAGCACCATTTTACATTGATACAAGTTTTTACTATTTCCTATGGCTTCGTGCCAAAGATAACTGGGATTGAAGTTGTCTGATATGCAGATGCAATCCTATTACTACAACGTGTTGAGGTGGGCTTAAGCATACATAGTCATAAAGGCAATTAGAATGGTAGCTTCGTATGTTCaagatagtttttgttttttgaattcaTAAGGTGataaacatgtttggttagaaGTACATAGTTCACAATTCACATAGCACctttttgtttacttttttttttttttttttgagagagagaagaacagcttaataataataataataattataaactctAACTAGTTTTCTCTGCCCTTTTGCATAAATTTCTTAAGACAGTCTAACTTGTTGGATTTACAGCTTGTCAACGATCCTgcaatttgaaacttatcaatGATACTCCAACATAAATTTTGTAGACAAATACCAAAGATCCTGATCAATGCTGAAAGTTGTCCACCTGATGAATTTCTCATGCTTTCTGTGATAGGAATTCTGCCCTGGTAACAGAGTCGTAGTATTCCATTTACACAACGGATGTCAATGAGTCAAGTAGAACTATCAtttcttgtatctttttctAAGAAGAGAAGAAACATATTACCAGGAGAATTGGACTGTTAACATCATGCAGTGGCACTTGTATTATCAATTTCACTGACAAGAAAATTAACGACACTACAGACAGACACTGATTCCTATCTCCGAGGTTGATGTATAGGGGTGAATGAGGGAAGGAGAGCCCAGATATTCAACTACTTGATTTACTTAAAAATTTTTACCTGCCTATTTTGCtgatttgaactaataatatcATTTGTTCAGGTTCTATTTTCTTATTCTTCGGTGATTTGAACTATGTCATCAGGTATTTCGAATTTCATTTGAGAGAATGAATCAATTAAGGAAATATTTTAACATCCCAGAAACAGTGAAAAACTTTAGCATATCATGTCACATGTCATAACTATCAGTTATAACTCCTAATTTAATAAATACCTCCAAAATAAATCTACTTGCCtaatttcttttgttattcTTAAATTGTATGCTCTACATTGCAATCCTCTGTATTTAGTCTATGAAAAGCTTACTATACATATTCATTAAGCTCATTAGTTATTCCTGTACTCAGAATTATGCAGAAATGATCTTTGGTGTTTTATTATGCCAATCAAGATACTATACTTGAGGGAACCATCTTGAATCTTATGCCTTTTACATAAGAGGTTCAAAGCTATGGTTTAATTAATCTTTTTCCTTAGTAAAATAAGGAATGATATAAAGTTAGCATTTTGGGGAAGTGCCATCTCACGTGAtgcttaaattatatatataaagggacAATAACATGGTGAGTTGGTGACACTccctcaaaatcaaaatatctaGGTTGCGACAGAAAAAGTTGAAACCTTACTTGGGACACTAGCTTGATGTTCATATATTGTGGGACAAATAGAGTAGCATATACACTATTTGTCCCACAATATATGAAATGTTTCAAATGGCAcgattattaatgaaaaaataaaaatatgatgatCTTCTTAGACTGTACTTTACTTTATAATAGAGGTAGCACAAATTTTGACAagaatcttgttttttttttttttttttttgaaaaaaatgtgaGGATGATATAGAAAATTGAACTTCTACTATTGGAAAgttttatatctatatatatatatatatatatatagggaaagtttttatagaaaattgaaaaagtaaattttccataaaaagtttcctaaaatggtttactaatatATGCTCTAAGGGCAGACGTTAGtaattccatatatatatatggaaatgtTAAGGGAGTACCATATATGCCCGAAATGCAGCTTGAATCCGAGTGGCAGCTATATTTTTAATTGGAACTGGTGGAGCATTTGGAATTTCATTTGGACCACCATTGGAAGAACTACTTGACTCTGTATGAGACTGATTCTTGCTCTTGGAACCATTTGATTTATCAGTAGTTGAGTGCACCTAtgttgaataagtattaatagaTTAGATTAAGGAAATagttatcaaaacaaaattcagATATGATAGAGAGATTTGATATGTAAGTGCCAGAATAGcattaatttcacaaaaaattttcaacttagTTTTTAGTTCCACTTCCAAGTGATTATTGAAATCTTCCTGTCATTTATTTATCCTACATCGATGGACTTAAATTAAGGAAAAGCCTGGTCAATTTggcaacaaaaaaagaagaagaggtatttgtttcttttttcttgtcaaAGATATTGTATtcattcaagaaaaataatacagTATATTGAGGTAACAGGGTAAgtaagaaaaatgatattatgAGAGGAATATTCGGAAAGGAGAGAGAAGACTACAAGAGTGTGATATTTATCTTCAGAATATGGAGGTCCAAACCCCGTTTAAAGTTGGAGATGCTAATCCTACTAAAAGATCTATCAAGGAGCATTAACAAACAACACTGCAAACTTAATTTAGTCATCTCCCTTCCAGTTTTCTatttattacaattttacaACGTAGAAGGGAGTAGGAAATGAATTAATattcaatgatttttttatttttttattttaattcagcTTTATGTTATTGTAACTAATTGGTATTGTCTTGTCTCTTTTACAATAGAATCAAAGTTAAAATTCTCCCTCTCCACTTCTTGTGacaattgaattttgaaatttatatatatataaaaactctTTTATCTGTCCAATTCAACtgttaaattattttaattttgtaggaTTTTGTTTACTACTAAGTTAGAAGTTACAAAAGAAATCCTGGCCTTTGTAAATAGAATCTGATGGTTTCCACATACAATTTTTAAGAAATGCTTTGTTGCTTCTATAAGAACTGATAAATCTGAGAGCACCTAGAATCATTTTGAATTATGACAATGCAAAGGGGAATCCAAAGAAAAACTAGATAACTCTTGTAGATATTTTGGTCCTTCATTACTCTCAAGATATTGTAcatatctatactattaataacaaGTTTTCAACATTTTGCGTACTAAAATACCTttacacaaattcttaaactctctaaaatacccctatcttatagttaaataattttaaattaaaaaatatatataaattggttaaaagagtaatttactatttttaagttttaggttttttcctttatcttctcAATTCGTTCTAAAACTTAGGACATtatctctatttcatttttaaatattattctaCATTAcctaacctcttttttttttttttttcttaaaaaaaaaaaaaaaaacacacacacacacaattatttatatatcattttAAGCATTATAACTCtagaaaaaaaagagcattattGCACATGCAAAGCGCGTGTGATGAGTCTAGTATTatcatattgtaattattgtaTGTTACAAATTTCTAATGAATGACCCTATTTACAATTATGATGCCCATTAAAAAATGAAAGTCattctataaatttataaaaagaatttaagaCAATTGAAtgtttctttcctctttttttcttacttaattttatttattttttgaatccaATGCCTAACTATTTGGCTTggaattcccccccccccccccccacaccccccaccccaaaaaaaaaaaaaaaaaaaaaaaaacataaacaaaatttgagttaaaatatatatatatatatatatatatatatatatatatatatctacaaaACTTGAATTGTTTATATGTCACtccaataaataataataaaataaataaataaataaaaccctcCCACCTTCAAAAGTTATGTCCTCTCATCTAGGCAAAAAGGCATACGAAAACACTAGGTTCATAAACTGTGCATGATAAACATATGAAAATGTTTACCTTTGCTTGTTTGGATCTATCTTTCTTCACTCTTCTTAGGCTAATTATTGACCTAAAACAGTCTCCAGAACCCATTTAGAATTCAGAAGATTGCAACGGAGCCCAAGGCAGACCTGGCACAAAAAGTATAGTTTCCTCAGCCAAGGCAATAGAATTCATATATGTCATGAGAAAGACATTAACAAGAAgataggaaaagaaaacaagtaAGAACCACAATCGTGTCTGTAATATCCAGATATGGTGTTATATAAAATACTACATCAACACTTCAAATCCAATTCCAAGAGAAAACTTAAACTGCAACAGCCAAATTAAGAACCAAAATATGGGTATCAATCATCTGCACAAGAATTGAAAAGCCACAAAGGCCATAGGCCTTTTctatttctaaaaatgaaaGGTCATCAATATCAAGGGAGGTTACCTATGCCTCACAACACCCTAGTCCTGTAGAGCAAACGTAATAAGCTAATAGCATCtgattcattaataaaatttacatatataaatatttttcaatgaatgcagaaagaaatatatatgcaTGCTTCATCACACTCACAGCAATATTCTTCTTCTCTAGACTCTAGGTGTATGCTACACAATTCaagacacaaaaaagaaaaagaaaaagaaaaagcaattgATCAAAGAACataattaattgaataaaaaaactataaataaatgtaacaacaattaataattaacTCAGAAATGGGAAACAAATTAAGATGGCTTAAGGGATGCGCACCAGAGAAAATGGGTTGGAGTATAATTCAAGAAAAAGGCAGAGATGATGTTGGcacttataaataaattaattaaaggAGAGGAGGCATGGTGATGGTATCTCTCTGTCTACAGAGAGGGTCTCTCAACCTCCCAACTGACAACGCAACTAAACTGAAGCTGCTGTTTTATCTTTCCAAGTTCAACAGTCAATTTTGTGTAATACTGCAAAATATCAAAACTATACTTATCACGTAATGTTATTTGtacttattaatttaataaaaaaattaattcgtTAGTCTAGGGATACGTGGTCCCGGCGGGGCTCGAACCCGCGACCTTCGGCTCATAAGACCAACGCTCTAACCAACTGAGCTACGGGACCAGTTGTTAGTCTCTGGCGTTCAAAAGCTACATCAAGGAAATTCGGTTGTGCGCTTCTACTTTCGCAAATATTATAGGAACCAAGATATGGGCCACATTCGTTTTGGGATTGAGGCTACAGAAACAGATTGTCTTTTAAAAGCATCTCTCAATGGACAGGTTAGATAAGCAATCAAACGCAAATAGAGATTTTGTTCATCATATATATGCCCATACGTTTTTACTACCACTTATTTAGGCTTCTATGTTTTAGATGGGCTTTTTCCTAATTTTGGATTCTGAGCATTGAGGCAGCTTTCGGTTAAGCTCTTGAAGCCCATGTGTTGAACGCATAGAAGCGGCAGATAAGTTGTTGTGCTTAATTACCACTTCTAAAACAAGTAAACAGTGTGCATTTTGGCTTcttaagagcatccacatccggATCTTatatctcatcttattttaccatccaaaaaacctactttatcaattatataataccattttacaatacacccaacatcccaacttttattttcctattctactcattaaaataatatttttacacaataaaataatatatcccataATTACCATCATTTACAATAAAacacattatttattctttctctctctttatttctgCTCAACAACCACAATCACCACCATCGACGCACTACACACTTgacaccgccaccgccaccgccaccaccagTAACAACCCATAATTTACCGTcaccaccccaaaaaaaaaaaaaaaaaaaaaaaaacacccaggTAGCAAACCCACCCTGCCACCCACTGACCCAAAAAAaccacaatcaccaccaccgACGCACTACCCCCCTgacaccgccaccgccaccgccaccaccaacaacaacccaTAATTTATCgtcaacacccaaaaaaaaaaaaaaaaaacccaggcAGTAAACCCACCCTGCCACCCACTGACCCAAAACCCACTCCAACGGAGCCATAGACACCCACCCCACCGTCGACCCACCAGCCACAACTACTTCCACCACCTCCACCGTCGGCCCACCAGCCATAACCACAAACCCCAGTagctgaaccaaaaaaaaagaaaaacacaatcCAATGGCAACATAGCACAGCCAAATCCAgccaaatcaaaatccaaaccaaaatcaaaatccaaaatcaaaatcaacatccaaaatcaaacccatctgTTCTtaccaaacccaaacccatttgtTCTCACCGGCAGCGAtggcgagagagagagggttgcCCGTCGCCGTCTGGATTCATCCCAAAcccgtcatcatcatcatcatcatcttcgaCCCAAACGCCAAACGCCAAACATCACCCAAACGCCGACAGCGAtggcgagagagagagggtcGCTTGTCGCCGTTTGAATTCATCCCAaacccatcatcatcatcatcatcttcgaCCCAAACGCCAAACACCACCCAAACGCCAACCCAAACACCACCCCAACGCCACCCAAACGCCACCCAAATTCGACCCTAACGCCGAAAACCCACGACCTCCACGCCTCCACCACAGCTTTTCTGATCGAGCCTCCACGCCGTTGCCCCCATTCcgttgaagaagagagagcaggaagaaagagagagaaaagaaacagaaaaaatgagagaggagagagaaatttaccGGGATAaatgagagaagaaagagaaatgagagtattaaaattttttttttttttttataccattcagctacagtaccatcttacatttgagatggtactgtagctaaatCCCAAATTTAAGAATGGCATATTGCATATAGCCTTTCCATTGTTGAGTAGTTTTGGGGCTTAAATGCCAaatgttcctaacatttggcATATACAAGCCCCACTGCTGATGCTTTAATTAAAAGCTCTGAAGTCTGAAgccatttcttttcttcaagAGGGAGAGTCAAATGCTTTACCATATCAATTTCTCCCTCTCTTGATTTATTGGCTACTTAATCTTGAGCCTAatacaaattaatttatttctatTAAATTAAGGAATAATGCACAAAGAGCTTTAGCTCTCGATTGGGAGGaatgaatggaatagaatggaataaaaataacaattttagaatatttttccttttccttgtttgggagtttaagtagaaaaaaaaatgaaattgataggagggaacactcattcctctctattcccataaaacttcaaattttcactcttcaaaattgggaggaatttgagggaatggaattagatttaataattttttttactaaaactcccaaaatacctcTGTATATTCagccatttattttaaaataaggatttaatagtaatattatcataaaatgattcaatTATTTTCCCTCTATGttattttccattcatttccttTACTTAAATAAATTACATTTCTTCATAACTATTCATttcaattccattccattctcttatAAACTCCCAAATGAAGCCTATAGTAGCTTAAAATTCTAGATTTCACTTGAAGTTTTCTTTCAGTTTAGGGGATCCCTAGAGctttttagcaaaattttcaaacatataGCACTTTTTACTAAAGAGATTCAAGGTCCATCAAAGTATGTCAAACTCATTAGTATAAATATG
This genomic window contains:
- the LOC126695162 gene encoding protein IQ-DOMAIN 10-like, giving the protein MGSGDCFRSIISLRRVKKDRSKQAKVHSTTDKSNGSKSKNQSHTESSSSSNGGPNEIPNAPPVPIKNIAATRIQAAFRAYMARKMLQARKMLCHQPSKNETLCHPMGTVRFQGFIQDQNVREQASTALNYIHSWSRIQDQIRARRLHMVTEGRIRQKKLENQLKLEAKLHELEVEWCGGSETMEEILSRLQQREEAAIKRERTMAYAFSHQWRANSSQYLGQASYNLGKENWGWSWMERWIAARPWEIRVHVHSPESKKVQTKQSKLYKMGNQPEKKLTVSFKPALSNGKGTTKVKNLVYPAAEK
- the LOC126695161 gene encoding transcription factor TCP4-like; the encoded protein is MGENHHQANTSTRFGIRSGGGEIVEVQGGHIVRSTGRKDRHSKVCTAKGPRDRRVRLSAHTAIQFYDVQDRLGYDRPSKAVDWLIKKAKTAIDELEELPAWKPTTLTISQQQDQQQHQHQTQILDENQNPTGIHCSAVDTVASGCRTATTMVGCDGGRVSDTNIHNLQHQMSENPNNNSSSSSSFLPPSMDSDSIADTIKSFFPMGASAETTQFQNYHPPPDLLSRTSSQSQDLRLSLQSFHDPILLHQHQAQTHHQNEHEHEHMLFSGATPLGFDGSSAGWSEHHHHPAEINRFQRMLAWNAGTGAETGSASSSGVGGEFIFNSPPTTSTQQLLQPFFGQNQFFQQRGPLQSSNTPSVRAWIDPTIATATHPHLIPPTFHQSSISGIGFAPGGFSGFRVPARFQGEEEHDGISHKLSSASSNSRH